TCCATGGTCATTACAACCCATTTTAAAATTGGCACTGCTTTTTTTGAATCAGTGATAACTGGGAAAATAAGATGAGCAATTCGTTCGTACGCTGTAAATTCTATTTGTTTTGGATCAATGATAATGAGTTTTAATTCATCAGGTTTTTTTGCGCACAAAAGAGACACAAGCATACAGTTTAACGCAACCGATTTACCAGAACCTGTAGAACCCGCAATTAAAAGATGGGGCATACTCGCAAGATCAACCACGATATGATTTCCGTAGGTGTCTTCACCTAAAATCATGGGCAAATGGCCTTTAAATTTAGTCCAGGCAGCACCATGAAAAAGATTTGAAAGCAAAACTGAATTTCTAACTTTATTTGCAACCTCAAACCCGACTACATCTTTTCCTGGAATTGGTGCAAGAATACGAATATTTAATGCTTGCAGTGCCATGGCAAGATCATCTTCAAGGCCTAAAATTTTACTTAATTTAATGTGACTATCTGGCTTGTATTCAAACAATGTGATCACAGGACCAGGATGAATTCGAACCACTTTTCCACGCACTCCAAAAAGTGCCAATTTTTCTTCTAGGATAGCTGATTGTTCTGCGAGTGCTGCTCGATCAATTTCATGATGTTGAATAGTGTTTCCTTGAACCAGCATTTTTTCAATGTCTGGCAATTGATATTTTTTAGCTCGAGACTTTTCACTATCAACCGATTCTTTTTTGTGAGTAGACATCCCAAACATTTTGCTAAGATCCTTTGATGGTAAAAGATCCTCTTCTTGCAACTGCTCAAGTGATGATTCAGCGGGAACAAAAGATTCTTGATTTTCCAAAATCAACTCTTTAATTTCAGACTCTTTGCCAAATAATTCTTGAAGTAGCTCATCCATGCTTTTATTAACTGACTGCTTGCTTGAATGCTCAAGATCCTGCTCAAAATCCATAATCGATTCATCTAAGCTTTTAACCTTAAGCCCACTGAGCAAGCCATAAACCCATTTACAAATATAAACAAATCCAAAACAAACATACGAAATTGCTGACGCCACAAAGCGAACAAATCGAGCAGGAGCATTATCAATTTGCACAAGATAATGAGCAAACTTTGTTACCGCTACAAACATTTGGTGAACCAGTTGCAGCATTGCAAAACGAGAGATTAAAATAGTTGAAGCAAAAACAAGAGTCCATAAAATTACGCCTTTTATTTTTACATCAAATGAAGAAAGAAGCGACATGGTAATCGTTCCTAAAAGACCGCCTGGCCCACTGAATTCATGAAAGCCAATTCCATAAAAACGACAGACACCACTTGAAAGCAACACAAAAGAGACTACACCAACAATTCTATCCGCCTGCTCCCCAACACTTTTTATTCCTGCAATAAAAAAAAGACCGTACAGCATTAAAAAGGGAACAAGGTATGCCGTTGTTCCTAAAAAATAAACATAAAATGATGCTAGAGTTGCCCCAAAATAACCCAAGCTATTTTGACATGAGCCGCCGGTAGCATGGTAGAAAAAAGATACATCATCAGGCCGAAACGACATCAAAGATACAAATGTCATTCCTGTAAACAACGCCATAAGACAAAATGGAGCATACTGAAAAAAATAATGCTTTAAATAAGCGACCAGTTTTTTTTCCATTAAATACCTTTACATAAAAGCAAACTTACACAAATTGGAATGATCATGTATCGGGAAAAATAATAAATTTTATTTTTTTCTATTAATTTACCGACCAAACACAATAATCCATAACTCACTAAACTCGCTATAAACATAACAAACAGACTTTGGAATGCAAATAATTTTATCATGAGATCTGCTCTTTTTTGAATCATTAAAAAGCCCTTTAAAAAACCTGCACAAATTAAAGGAAATTGAATCAAAAACGATACAGAAAAGGCGGTAAACGCATTGTACCGGCAAAGCAACCTACAAGCTCCATATGTTGACGCAAATCTAGAAATTCCAGGAAGTAAACTCAGTCCTTGCACTACACCTAAAATTACCGCATCACGAAAAGACCAATCAGTATTTTTTTCACCATGAGCATACTTGGTCGCATACAAAATAAATGCGGTAATTGAAAATCCGATAGGCAAAAAACATTGTTGAACTACAGAACAATTTGAAAAATCAAACCACCAAAAAATAGCCGTTATCAAATCTACTATGCCAATAAATAAAGCGGAAGAAACAAGCGAAAGCCACCAATTTTTTTTGAAAAGATAGGATGATGGTTTTGTAAAAACAACTGATTTATCCTGAAAAACCATTTGCCACCAAGATTTAAAAAAATAAAATAAAAGAATTGCAACCGTTGGTCCATGAAGAAAAAAATCCACATCTTTCATGTAATCATTTTGCGAGATATCAAATCCAAATCTTGTAAGAATCATACTTGCTAGCATGACGTGCCCCGAGCTACTAATTGGCAAACTTTCAACAACTATTTGTATAAATATCCACACACTTAAAAACATATCTTCACCATTTTTGTATTTCTATGCAAAAACTTAATTTATTAAAAAATAATAACAACTTTTATAAATTACGTATACGAAGTGATTAAAAGCCATAAAAGAAATCTCAAAGAAAAATAGCTTATCCCTTAGCTTTTAACAGGATCAAACAGTATCAATCACCTTGCTAGATCGACAAAATAACTTTACAAAAAAGATTTTCAAGTA
The Candidatus Dependentiae bacterium genome window above contains:
- a CDS encoding undecaprenyl-diphosphate phosphatase, which produces MFLSVWIFIQIVVESLPISSSGHVMLASMILTRFGFDISQNDYMKDVDFFLHGPTVAILLFYFFKSWWQMVFQDKSVVFTKPSSYLFKKNWWLSLVSSALFIGIVDLITAIFWWFDFSNCSVVQQCFLPIGFSITAFILYATKYAHGEKNTDWSFRDAVILGVVQGLSLLPGISRFASTYGACRLLCRYNAFTAFSVSFLIQFPLICAGFLKGFLMIQKRADLMIKLFAFQSLFVMFIASLVSYGLLCLVGKLIEKNKIYYFSRYMIIPICVSLLLCKGI
- a CDS encoding DNA translocase FtsK 4TM domain-containing protein, translated to MEKKLVAYLKHYFFQYAPFCLMALFTGMTFVSLMSFRPDDVSFFYHATGGSCQNSLGYFGATLASFYVYFLGTTAYLVPFLMLYGLFFIAGIKSVGEQADRIVGVVSFVLLSSGVCRFYGIGFHEFSGPGGLLGTITMSLLSSFDVKIKGVILWTLVFASTILISRFAMLQLVHQMFVAVTKFAHYLVQIDNAPARFVRFVASAISYVCFGFVYICKWVYGLLSGLKVKSLDESIMDFEQDLEHSSKQSVNKSMDELLQELFGKESEIKELILENQESFVPAESSLEQLQEEDLLPSKDLSKMFGMSTHKKESVDSEKSRAKKYQLPDIEKMLVQGNTIQHHEIDRAALAEQSAILEEKLALFGVRGKVVRIHPGPVITLFEYKPDSHIKLSKILGLEDDLAMALQALNIRILAPIPGKDVVGFEVANKVRNSVLLSNLFHGAAWTKFKGHLPMILGEDTYGNHIVVDLASMPHLLIAGSTGSGKSVALNCMLVSLLCAKKPDELKLIIIDPKQIEFTAYERIAHLIFPVITDSKKAVPILKWVVMTMEERYRNMAELGVKNIFEYQKLREQRSELEIMQFIVVIIDELADLMMTTGKDAEDLIARIAQMSRAAGIHMIVATQRPSVDVITGLIKVNLPNRISFKVTSKVDSRTILDEMGAERLLGKGDMLFIDAKDPQIRRVHGAYVSEKEVHYLVKHIEAQQPPSFLDVVDMLSTETDSEVFESDQDLYQQVVDMLKDCDEVSISMIQRRFRIGYNRSARIVEILEARGLVMSSDGGKMRRVVKD